Proteins found in one Borreliella valaisiana VS116 genomic segment:
- a CDS encoding 5'-methylthioadenosine/adenosylhomocysteine nucleosidase — translation MNHFIIRFFLFLLVFSNGYVAFSKNINVLIVTAMDSEFEQINKLMSNKEEIVLKEYGLNKKVLKGKLSNRNVMVIVCGVGKVNAGVFTSYLLSKYNISHVINSGIAGGVVSDKYKDIKVGDVVVSSEVAYHDVDLTKFGHKVGQLGEGLPQKFVANKNLVNKAKEAVKSKIKGSNTYSGLIVSGDQFIGPTYMNKIIENFKDVIAVEMVGAAIGHVSYMFNVPFIVIRSISDIINKEGNEVEYNKFLKLAAFNSAKVVQEILRIL, via the coding sequence ATGAATCATTTTATTATAAGATTTTTTCTTTTTTTATTAGTTTTTTCAAACGGCTATGTTGCTTTTTCTAAGAACATAAATGTTTTAATAGTAACTGCTATGGACTCTGAATTTGAGCAGATAAATAAGCTTATGTCTAATAAGGAAGAAATAGTTCTTAAGGAGTATGGTCTTAATAAAAAGGTTTTAAAGGGAAAGTTGTCTAATCGCAATGTTATGGTTATTGTTTGTGGGGTTGGCAAGGTTAATGCGGGTGTGTTTACTAGTTATCTTTTGTCAAAATACAATATAAGTCATGTGATTAATTCTGGAATTGCTGGGGGTGTTGTTAGTGATAAATACAAAGATATTAAAGTAGGGGATGTAGTAGTGTCTTCAGAGGTTGCATATCATGATGTTGATTTGACTAAGTTTGGACACAAGGTGGGTCAGCTTGGAGAGGGATTGCCCCAAAAATTTGTTGCCAATAAGAATTTGGTTAATAAGGCTAAAGAGGCCGTTAAATCCAAGATTAAAGGTTCTAATACATATTCAGGATTAATAGTCTCAGGAGATCAGTTTATTGGCCCAACTTATATGAATAAAATTATAGAAAACTTTAAAGATGTAATAGCTGTGGAGATGGTAGGTGCGGCAATAGGGCATGTTTCTTATATGTTTAATGTACCTTTTATAGTGATTAGGTCCATATCTGACATTATAAATAAAGAAGGAAATGAAGTTGAATATAATAAATTTTTAAAATTAGCTGCCTTTAATTCAGCTAAAGTTGTACAAGAAATTTTAAGGATTCTTTAA
- the pta gene encoding phosphate acetyltransferase, with the protein MFCLKDYIFKRAKIFVKENKFNASVVYPESSDSRVLKAAVIVLQKNLASSIILIGKKDPVINSLKEFSNCNSILERIEVVDPNSFPDIEMYLDEYWSLLKLKGVTRKSLKTQVLDEITFAMLMVRLGYVKSCVCGAISTSAKVLSNALRIIPKSNGVKIISSFMIMDTLNIARNVDFCFGHNGILFFADCSVVVNPNSLELAEIALQSAKSFKDILNVNPKVALLSFSTKGSSNARETEKVKSALNIVKNKESDLLVDGELQLDSAIIKNVAEKKCRESLVAGSANVLIFPNLDAGNIGYKLVERFAFAKAYGPFLQGFSKPISDLSRGCSVDEIVFASALMISS; encoded by the coding sequence ATGTTTTGTTTAAAGGATTATATTTTTAAGAGAGCAAAAATATTTGTAAAAGAGAATAAGTTTAATGCCAGTGTAGTTTATCCCGAAAGTAGTGATTCCAGAGTTTTGAAGGCAGCTGTTATTGTTTTGCAAAAAAATCTTGCAAGCTCAATTATTTTGATAGGTAAAAAGGATCCTGTTATTAATTCTTTAAAAGAGTTTTCTAATTGTAATTCTATTTTAGAAAGAATAGAAGTTGTTGATCCTAATTCTTTCCCAGACATTGAAATGTATTTGGATGAATATTGGAGTTTGCTAAAACTAAAAGGAGTTACTAGAAAGAGTTTAAAAACTCAAGTTTTAGATGAAATTACTTTTGCTATGCTTATGGTAAGACTTGGTTATGTCAAGTCTTGTGTTTGTGGTGCTATTTCAACTTCCGCTAAGGTTTTGTCTAATGCTTTGAGAATAATTCCTAAATCTAATGGTGTTAAAATCATATCATCTTTTATGATTATGGATACTTTGAATATTGCTCGTAATGTTGATTTTTGTTTTGGACATAATGGAATTTTATTTTTTGCAGATTGTTCTGTGGTAGTCAATCCCAATTCTTTAGAGCTTGCAGAAATTGCATTGCAAAGTGCTAAATCTTTTAAAGATATTTTAAATGTAAATCCTAAGGTTGCGCTTTTAAGTTTTTCAACAAAAGGATCTTCTAATGCTAGAGAAACTGAAAAAGTAAAGAGTGCTTTAAATATTGTGAAAAATAAAGAGAGTGATTTGCTTGTTGATGGGGAACTTCAACTTGATTCAGCTATAATTAAAAATGTCGCAGAGAAAAAATGCAGAGAATCTTTGGTAGCAGGTTCTGCCAATGTTTTAATATTTCCTAATTTAGATGCTGGGAATATTGGTTATAAATTAGTAGAGAGATTTGCTTTTGCTAAGGCCTACGGTCCTTTTTTGCAAGGCTTTTCCAAGCCCATTAGTGATCTTTCAAGGGGTTGTTCTGTTGATGAAATTGTATTTGCAAGTGCTTTAATGATAAGTAGTTAA